From Streptomyces sp. CMB-StM0423, a single genomic window includes:
- the ssb gene encoding single-stranded DNA-binding protein, whose protein sequence is MNETMVTVVGNAATSADYRTTQSGVPAVRFRLAATVRRFDQASGSWSDSYTNFFTVWAWRQLADNVAASVAIGEPLLVRGRLRVREYEKEGVRCTDPTIDATAVGHDLGWGTAAFRRVSRLRPTFADPARTDLDVAVRDVLTPALEPGTPDTAAQEPRQPVLTPDLG, encoded by the coding sequence ATGAACGAAACGATGGTGACCGTGGTCGGGAATGCGGCCACGAGCGCGGATTACCGCACGACGCAGTCGGGGGTGCCGGCGGTGCGTTTCCGCCTGGCGGCGACGGTGCGGCGGTTCGACCAGGCGAGCGGTAGCTGGAGCGATTCATATACAAATTTCTTTACGGTCTGGGCGTGGCGCCAGTTGGCGGACAATGTCGCGGCTTCCGTGGCGATCGGCGAACCGCTGCTGGTGCGGGGCAGATTGCGGGTCAGGGAGTACGAGAAGGAGGGCGTGCGCTGCACGGACCCGACGATCGACGCGACGGCGGTGGGCCACGACCTCGGCTGGGGCACGGCGGCGTTCCGCCGGGTCTCACGGCTCAGGCCGACCTTCGCGGACCCGGCGAGGACGGACCTGGACGTCGCGGTACGGGACGTCCTGACCCCGGCACTGGAGCCCGGTACGCCGGACACGGCAGCCCAGGAGCCCCGACAGCCGGTACTGACCCCGGACTTGGGCTGA
- a CDS encoding GTPase: protein MGADGGLDGGAEGVPEPVGGAAAVVAEEGGGGAGAGAEGGGRLGAGAGADPGPGAGADSGTGPGDDDFGVGREDGDSVDGRGRGGAYDGDGAVPRAAGRSRGGARAGYAADAGLTGGFVPRAEGPLRGRLDALRELVGLSRTRLEGRTLAEAGRVLDEAADRQRLSLDHAVVAIAGATGSGKSSLFNALAGAPLSEVGVRRPTTSLPAACAWRGAGDHAPTLLLERLGLPARAARPLRDDLGLRGLVLVDLPDHDSAVDEHRRRVEDVLRRVDAVIWVVDPEKYADAALHERYLQPLAGYAEVMFVVLNQVDRLPANAVGQVLDDLRRLLDEDGLALGEHGEPGACVLSLSALTGEGVGDLRAELVSFIAERRAAERRLTADVDEATARLREVYVGDGGGGGLDERVRAEFEDRLAEAVGAAATGQAAEQFWLREAEQACGARLPELWRRGRAGTAPGGGARGRVRSGDAGDRQSRPGPDGQPADVGALMPEPRDGQQGLVPARAVVEQAVRTVADEAGAGLPAPWAKAVREAGVRGAEGLADGLTRRAPDPGAGAESPGPDASGADGPAAGEADVGEVPRTGAVPRPRWWSVVGAVQRGLLGAQALAVLWLVAALSGVAGGPWPLPLAVVAVTAAAGPGLALACRFAARGAARRYGEEAERRLRESAAASGRARVLEPMAAELLRYREVREQYAVASGGGTRP, encoded by the coding sequence ATGGGTGCGGACGGCGGGTTGGACGGAGGGGCGGAGGGGGTGCCGGAGCCGGTGGGCGGTGCGGCGGCGGTGGTGGCGGAGGAGGGCGGCGGCGGTGCGGGTGCCGGTGCGGAGGGCGGTGGGCGGCTTGGTGCCGGTGCCGGTGCGGATCCGGGTCCCGGTGCCGGTGCCGACTCCGGTACGGGCCCGGGCGACGACGACTTCGGGGTGGGCCGGGAGGACGGGGACTCCGTGGACGGCCGGGGGCGCGGCGGTGCGTACGACGGTGACGGCGCCGTGCCGCGTGCTGCGGGCCGGAGTCGCGGCGGGGCGCGCGCGGGCTACGCGGCGGACGCGGGGCTGACCGGAGGATTCGTACCACGTGCCGAAGGCCCCCTGCGCGGGCGCCTCGACGCGCTGCGCGAACTCGTCGGCCTCTCCCGCACGCGACTCGAAGGCCGCACGCTCGCCGAGGCGGGGCGCGTCCTCGACGAGGCCGCCGACCGGCAGCGGCTCTCCCTCGACCACGCCGTCGTCGCCATCGCGGGCGCCACCGGCAGCGGCAAGTCCAGCCTCTTCAACGCGCTCGCCGGCGCCCCCCTCTCGGAAGTCGGCGTGCGCAGGCCCACCACCTCCCTGCCCGCCGCGTGCGCCTGGCGTGGCGCCGGCGACCACGCGCCGACGCTGCTCCTCGAACGCCTCGGGCTCCCGGCGCGCGCCGCCCGCCCGCTCCGCGACGACCTCGGGCTGCGCGGGCTCGTCCTCGTCGACCTCCCCGACCACGACTCGGCGGTGGACGAGCACCGCCGCCGCGTGGAAGACGTGCTGCGCCGGGTGGACGCGGTGATCTGGGTGGTCGACCCGGAGAAGTACGCGGACGCGGCGCTGCACGAGCGCTACCTGCAACCGCTGGCCGGCTACGCCGAGGTGATGTTCGTCGTCCTCAACCAGGTCGACCGGCTGCCCGCGAACGCCGTCGGGCAGGTGCTGGACGACCTGCGCCGCCTCCTCGACGAGGACGGCCTCGCGCTCGGCGAGCACGGCGAGCCCGGCGCGTGCGTGCTGTCGCTGTCCGCGCTCACCGGCGAGGGCGTGGGCGATCTGCGCGCGGAGCTGGTGTCGTTCATCGCGGAGCGCCGGGCGGCGGAACGCCGGCTGACCGCGGACGTGGACGAGGCGACGGCGCGGCTGCGCGAGGTGTACGTCGGCGACGGCGGCGGGGGCGGTCTCGACGAGCGGGTCAGGGCGGAGTTCGAGGACCGGCTCGCGGAGGCGGTCGGGGCGGCGGCGACGGGGCAGGCGGCGGAGCAGTTCTGGCTCCGCGAGGCGGAACAGGCGTGCGGGGCGCGGCTGCCGGAGCTGTGGCGACGCGGGCGGGCGGGTACGGCGCCGGGCGGTGGGGCCAGGGGACGGGTGCGCTCGGGCGATGCGGGGGATCGGCAGAGCCGACCCGGACCGGACGGGCAGCCGGCGGACGTCGGCGCGCTGATGCCGGAACCCCGGGACGGGCAGCAGGGGCTGGTCCCCGCGCGGGCGGTGGTCGAGCAGGCCGTACGGACCGTGGCGGACGAGGCGGGCGCCGGGCTGCCGGCGCCCTGGGCGAAGGCGGTGCGCGAGGCGGGGGTGCGCGGCGCGGAGGGGCTCGCGGACGGGCTGACGCGGCGGGCTCCGGACCCGGGGGCGGGCGCGGAGTCGCCGGGCCCCGATGCGTCCGGCGCGGACGGTCCTGCCGCGGGTGAAGCGGACGTGGGTGAGGTGCCCCGCACTGGGGCCGTGCCGCGGCCGCGGTGGTGGTCGGTGGTGGGCGCGGTGCAGCGCGGGCTGCTCGGCGCGCAGGCGCTGGCCGTGCTGTGGCTGGTCGCGGCGCTGTCCGGCGTCGCCGGAGGGCCGTGGCCGCTGCCGCTGGCGGTCGTGGCGGTCACCGCAGCGGCCGGTCCCGGGCTGGCGCTGGCCTGCCGGTTCGCGGCGCGCGGCGCGGCGCGGCGGTACGGCGAGGAGGCGGAGCGCCGGCTGCGCGAGTCGGCGGCCGCGAGCGGGCGGGCACGGGTGCTGGAGCCGATGGCGGCGGAGCTGCTGCGCTACCGCGAGGTGCGGGAGCAGTACGCCGTCGCGTCGGGCGGCGGTACGCGGCCCTGA
- a CDS encoding ABC transporter ATP-binding protein, whose protein sequence is MTSGTTLEDLERRAAEQRAKPAYGHDALISCDQLVRIFRTDGVEVQALQGLDLLVAEGELLALVGASGSGKSTLLGILAGLDVPTAGTATVAGFDLLAMDARARLRYRREVVGFVWQQTARNLLPYLTAVQNVVLPMQLSEGGGGRHARRRRVAFAEDLLGLLGLAHCRDRRPQQMSGGEQQRAAIAVALANSPAVILADEPTGELDSATAEQIFAAFRTANEELGTTIVIVTHDQSVATQVRRTVAIRDGRMASEVVRRTEVDASGEERVVAREYAAVDRTGRLQLPQQYTEALDIRDRVVLDLEEDHIRVSPDRENGE, encoded by the coding sequence ATGACGAGCGGGACGACGCTGGAGGATCTGGAGCGGCGGGCGGCGGAGCAGCGCGCCAAACCGGCGTACGGGCACGACGCGCTGATCTCCTGCGACCAGCTCGTCCGCATCTTCCGCACCGACGGCGTGGAAGTGCAGGCGCTCCAGGGCCTCGACCTGCTGGTCGCCGAGGGCGAGTTGCTGGCCCTGGTCGGCGCCTCCGGCAGCGGCAAGTCGACCCTGCTCGGCATCCTCGCCGGCCTCGACGTGCCCACCGCGGGCACCGCCACCGTCGCGGGCTTCGACCTGCTGGCGATGGACGCGCGGGCGCGGCTGCGCTATCGCCGGGAGGTCGTCGGCTTCGTCTGGCAGCAGACCGCGCGCAACCTGCTGCCGTACCTGACCGCCGTGCAGAACGTCGTGCTGCCGATGCAGCTCAGCGAGGGCGGCGGCGGCCGCCACGCGCGCCGCCGCCGGGTGGCGTTCGCCGAGGACCTCCTGGGCCTCCTGGGTCTCGCCCACTGCCGCGACCGCCGCCCGCAGCAGATGTCCGGCGGCGAACAGCAGCGCGCGGCGATCGCGGTGGCGCTGGCCAACTCCCCGGCGGTGATCCTGGCGGACGAGCCGACGGGCGAGCTGGACTCGGCGACGGCGGAACAGATCTTCGCCGCCTTCCGCACGGCGAACGAGGAACTGGGCACGACGATCGTCATCGTCACCCACGACCAATCGGTGGCCACGCAGGTCCGCCGCACGGTCGCGATCCGCGACGGCCGGATGGCGTCGGAGGTCGTACGCCGCACAGAGGTCGACGCGAGCGGCGAGGAACGGGTGGTGGCCCGCGAATACGCCGCGGTGGACCGCACGGGCCGCCTCCAGCTCCCCCAGCAGTACACGGAGGCGCTGGACATCCGCGACCGGGTGGTGCTGGACCTGGAGGAGGACCACATCAGGGTGAGCCCGGACCGGGAGAACGGGGAGTAG
- the ettA gene encoding energy-dependent translational throttle protein EttA codes for MAEFIYTMRKARKAHGDKVILDNVTLNFLPGAKIGVVGPNGAGKSTVLKIMAGLEQPSNGDAFLSPGYSVGILLQEPPLNEEKTVLENVQEGVADTKGKLDRFNEIAEQMATEYTDELMEEMGKLQEELDHENAWDLDAQLEQAMDALGCPPGDWPVTNLSGGERRRVALCKLLLEAPDLLLLDEPTNHLDAESVAWLEQHLAQYEGTVVAITHDRYFLDNVAGWILELDRGRAYPYEGNYSTYLETKAARLKVEGQKDAKRQRRLKEELEWVRSNAKGRQAKSKARLARYEEMAAEAEKMRKLDFEEIQIPPGPRLGNVVVEVEKLSKGFGDKLLIEDLSFTLPRNGIVGVIGPNGAGKTTLFKMILGQEKPDSGSIRVGDTVNVSYVDQSRGNIDAKKTLWEVVSDGLDYINVGQVEMPSRAYVSAFGFKGPDQQKPAGVLSGGERNRLNLALTLKQGGNLLLLDEPTNDLDVETLSSLENALLEFPGCAVVITHDRWFLDRIATHILAYEGDSKWFWFEGNFESYEKNKIERLGPDAARPHRATYKKLTRG; via the coding sequence TTGGCTGAGTTCATCTACACCATGCGCAAGGCACGCAAGGCGCACGGCGACAAGGTCATCCTTGACAACGTCACCTTGAACTTCCTGCCCGGCGCCAAGATCGGTGTCGTGGGCCCCAACGGTGCCGGGAAGTCCACCGTGCTCAAGATCATGGCGGGCCTGGAGCAGCCGTCGAACGGTGACGCCTTCCTCTCGCCCGGCTACAGCGTCGGCATCCTCCTCCAGGAGCCCCCGCTCAACGAGGAGAAGACCGTCCTCGAAAACGTCCAGGAGGGTGTCGCCGACACCAAGGGCAAGCTCGACCGGTTCAACGAGATCGCCGAGCAGATGGCGACCGAGTACACCGACGAGCTGATGGAGGAGATGGGCAAGCTCCAGGAGGAGCTGGACCACGAGAACGCCTGGGACCTCGACGCCCAGCTCGAACAGGCCATGGACGCCCTCGGCTGCCCGCCCGGCGACTGGCCCGTCACCAACCTCTCCGGCGGCGAGCGCCGCCGCGTCGCGCTCTGCAAGCTGCTGCTGGAGGCCCCCGACCTCCTCCTCCTCGACGAGCCCACCAACCACCTCGACGCCGAGTCCGTGGCCTGGCTGGAGCAGCACCTCGCGCAGTACGAGGGCACCGTCGTCGCCATCACCCACGACCGGTACTTCCTCGACAACGTCGCCGGCTGGATCCTGGAGCTGGACCGCGGCCGCGCCTACCCCTACGAGGGCAACTACTCCACGTACCTGGAGACCAAGGCCGCGCGCCTGAAGGTCGAGGGCCAGAAGGACGCCAAGCGGCAGCGGCGCCTGAAGGAAGAGCTGGAGTGGGTCCGCTCCAACGCCAAGGGCCGGCAGGCGAAGTCCAAGGCGCGCCTCGCCCGGTACGAGGAGATGGCCGCCGAGGCCGAGAAGATGCGCAAGCTCGACTTCGAGGAGATCCAGATCCCGCCGGGTCCGCGGCTGGGCAACGTCGTGGTCGAGGTCGAGAAGCTCAGCAAGGGCTTCGGCGACAAGCTGCTCATCGAGGACCTGTCCTTCACGCTCCCGCGCAACGGCATCGTCGGCGTCATCGGCCCCAACGGCGCCGGCAAGACGACCCTGTTCAAGATGATCCTCGGCCAGGAGAAGCCGGACTCCGGCAGCATCCGCGTCGGCGACACCGTGAACGTCAGCTACGTCGACCAGTCCCGCGGCAACATCGACGCCAAGAAGACGCTGTGGGAGGTCGTCTCCGACGGCCTCGACTACATCAACGTCGGCCAGGTCGAGATGCCTTCGCGGGCGTACGTGTCCGCCTTCGGCTTCAAGGGCCCGGACCAGCAGAAGCCGGCCGGCGTCCTCTCCGGCGGCGAGCGCAACCGGCTCAACCTCGCGCTCACCCTCAAGCAGGGCGGCAACCTGCTGCTGCTCGACGAGCCGACCAACGACCTCGACGTCGAGACCCTGTCCTCGCTGGAGAACGCGCTGCTGGAGTTCCCGGGCTGCGCCGTGGTCATCACCCACGACCGCTGGTTCCTGGACCGCATCGCGACGCACATCCTGGCGTACGAGGGCGACAGCAAGTGGTTCTGGTTCGAGGGCAACTTCGAGTCGTACGAGAAGAACAAGATCGAGCGGCTCGGCCCGGACGCGGCGCGCCCGCACCGGGCCACGTACAAGAAGCTCACCCGTGGCTGA
- a CDS encoding thioester domain-containing protein yields the protein MTSVRRPSHRRSARLTAAVLAAGLATAGAIAGAGPAVAQDAPPANGATATLGGLTIKDTAIVDGDHEIGAGLFEMAVDQGGTIQTYCIDFGNPTQPEAKYQEVPWSASSLQNNPDAGKINWILQNSYPQVDDLSALADAAGAGELTENTAAAGTQIAIWRFSDKVNVEAKDPEAEKLADYLEAGAQAIEEPAPSLNLGPTAVSGKSGEKLGPVTVNTDAAEAGLSLSPEAESAGVKVVDADGKALTSAPDGAEVFLDVPAGTPDGSATLTAQATTQVPVGRAFAGVGEHAKSQTQILAGSSDTTVTAQATANWASEGPIPALSADKNCAKGGVDVTAENKGDQPFSFELAGESHTVAPGESKTVLVEVAEDQAYEITINGDDGFSEKFTGVLDCETAGNDTPAPSEPSPASAGGSAGGDDAGDDEGGDLANTGGSSATPVIAGVAIGLVVVGGATVFLLRRRGSGGADAA from the coding sequence ATGACTTCTGTTCGGAGGCCGTCACATCGGCGGTCTGCTCGGCTCACCGCGGCAGTACTGGCCGCGGGCCTGGCCACCGCCGGTGCGATAGCCGGCGCCGGTCCCGCGGTGGCGCAGGACGCGCCGCCCGCCAACGGCGCCACCGCCACCCTGGGCGGGCTCACGATCAAGGACACCGCGATCGTCGACGGTGACCACGAGATCGGTGCCGGTCTGTTCGAGATGGCCGTCGACCAGGGCGGCACCATCCAGACCTACTGCATCGACTTCGGCAACCCGACCCAGCCGGAGGCCAAGTACCAGGAGGTGCCCTGGAGCGCCTCCTCGCTGCAGAACAACCCCGACGCGGGGAAGATCAACTGGATTCTGCAGAACTCCTACCCGCAGGTGGACGACCTCTCCGCGCTCGCGGACGCGGCCGGTGCGGGGGAGCTGACGGAGAACACCGCCGCGGCCGGCACCCAGATCGCCATCTGGCGCTTCTCCGACAAGGTGAACGTCGAGGCCAAGGACCCCGAGGCGGAGAAGCTCGCCGACTACCTGGAGGCCGGTGCCCAGGCCATCGAGGAGCCCGCGCCCTCGCTGAACCTCGGCCCGACCGCGGTCTCCGGCAAGTCCGGTGAGAAGCTCGGCCCGGTCACGGTGAACACCGACGCCGCCGAGGCCGGCCTCTCCCTGTCGCCCGAGGCCGAGTCCGCGGGCGTCAAGGTCGTCGACGCCGACGGCAAGGCGCTGACCAGCGCCCCCGACGGCGCCGAGGTCTTCCTCGACGTGCCCGCCGGTACCCCGGACGGGTCGGCGACGCTGACCGCCCAGGCCACCACCCAGGTGCCCGTCGGCCGTGCCTTCGCCGGCGTCGGTGAGCACGCGAAGAGCCAGACCCAGATCCTGGCCGGCTCCAGCGACACCACCGTCACCGCCCAGGCCACCGCGAACTGGGCGAGCGAGGGTCCGATCCCGGCCCTGTCCGCCGACAAGAACTGCGCCAAGGGCGGCGTGGACGTGACCGCCGAGAACAAGGGCGACCAGCCCTTCTCCTTCGAGCTGGCGGGCGAGTCCCACACCGTGGCGCCGGGCGAGTCCAAGACCGTGCTGGTCGAGGTCGCCGAGGACCAGGCGTACGAGATCACCATCAACGGTGACGACGGCTTCAGCGAGAAGTTCACCGGCGTGCTCGACTGCGAGACCGCGGGCAACGACACTCCGGCGCCCAGCGAGCCGAGCCCGGCCTCCGCGGGCGGCTCCGCCGGCGGCGACGACGCCGGTGACGACGAGGGCGGCGACCTGGCGAACACCGGTGGCAGCAGTGCCACCCCGGTGATCGCGGGCGTGGCGATCGGCCTCGTCGTGGTCGGCGGTGCGACCGTCTTCCTGCTCCGCCGGCGCGGCAGCGGCGGCGCCGACGCCGCCTGA
- a CDS encoding GTPase domain-containing protein — protein MATSDVRPDLLNALSTLRECVAAARFPLPLPGADGARRSRAELLAQLDDYLVPRLHRPDAPLLAVVGGSTGAGKSTLVNSLVGRCVSESGVLRPTTRMPVLVCHPDDQSWFAGQRVLPHLTRVWMPRQDAAHGRVEAYESYGAYEAQEVEEPYGDSGGAGGGGARQSFGGGGSRAAYGGISREAYGANRGASGAYDVRDPYPPRQGPGRDGVARDGLARRGLVRRAATFGEGGGGPDGTLLRIEVDENVPSGLALLDAPDIDSLAGHARELAAELVCAADVWVLVTTASRYADAVPWHLLRTAKEYDVSLVTVLDRVPHQVAGEISLQYATLLRKAGLGDVPRFTVPELPESAGGGSGLLPATAVRELRDWLAHRAQDPAARADAAVRTANGVLASLRSRVTSLAGACAAQHAASSRMAHRVERSYEEAAEQAHADLVGGAAFAGDALAHYRNRALTGASGALLDALTGSVAAVLYCAVAAADERFTAELRREPGAAAVPFREAGAGAQERVGVLVRRWQRCLEELADEALRAAERPGDADPEEVAALLAVALLGGANGHGAADELAALLGAKDGLRLRSRGGGLLGTYFERVLDGERDRRLAAIDALEAQSGQQAQLIAAMSVLQREK, from the coding sequence GTGGCGACCTCGGACGTACGGCCTGACCTGCTGAACGCACTCTCCACGCTGCGCGAGTGCGTCGCCGCCGCGCGCTTTCCACTCCCCCTTCCCGGGGCGGACGGAGCGCGGCGGAGCAGAGCGGAACTGCTGGCCCAGCTCGACGACTACCTGGTGCCCAGGCTGCACCGGCCGGACGCGCCGCTGCTCGCGGTGGTGGGCGGATCGACGGGGGCGGGGAAGTCGACGCTCGTCAACTCGCTCGTCGGCAGATGCGTCAGCGAGTCCGGCGTGTTGCGGCCCACGACGCGGATGCCCGTCCTCGTCTGCCACCCCGACGACCAGTCGTGGTTCGCCGGGCAGCGGGTGCTGCCGCATCTGACACGGGTGTGGATGCCGCGGCAGGACGCGGCGCACGGGCGCGTCGAAGCCTATGAGTCGTACGGGGCATACGAGGCTCAGGAGGTCGAGGAGCCGTACGGGGACAGCGGGGGTGCGGGCGGCGGCGGGGCGCGTCAGTCGTTCGGGGGTGGTGGTTCCCGTGCGGCGTACGGGGGGATTTCGCGTGAGGCGTACGGGGCGAACAGGGGTGCCTCCGGCGCGTACGACGTGCGTGACCCGTATCCCCCGCGGCAGGGCCCGGGGCGCGACGGTGTGGCGCGGGACGGTCTGGCGCGGCGTGGTCTCGTCCGCCGGGCGGCGACCTTCGGCGAGGGCGGGGGCGGCCCCGACGGGACGCTGCTGCGGATCGAGGTCGACGAGAACGTCCCCAGCGGGCTCGCCCTCCTCGACGCCCCCGACATCGACTCCCTCGCCGGGCACGCGCGTGAGCTGGCCGCCGAGTTGGTGTGCGCCGCGGACGTGTGGGTGCTGGTGACGACCGCCTCGCGGTACGCGGACGCGGTGCCCTGGCACCTGCTGCGGACGGCGAAGGAGTACGACGTCAGCCTGGTCACCGTGCTCGACCGGGTGCCGCACCAGGTCGCCGGCGAGATCTCCCTGCAGTACGCGACGCTGCTGCGCAAGGCCGGGCTCGGCGACGTGCCGCGCTTCACCGTCCCCGAACTCCCCGAGTCGGCGGGTGGCGGCAGCGGACTGCTGCCCGCCACGGCGGTACGGGAGCTGCGCGACTGGCTCGCCCACCGCGCCCAGGACCCCGCGGCCCGCGCGGACGCGGCCGTACGGACCGCGAACGGCGTGCTGGCGTCGCTGCGTTCGCGGGTCACGTCGCTGGCCGGGGCGTGCGCCGCGCAGCACGCGGCGTCGTCGCGGATGGCGCACCGCGTGGAGCGGTCGTACGAGGAGGCCGCGGAGCAGGCGCACGCCGACCTCGTCGGCGGCGCCGCGTTCGCCGGCGACGCCCTCGCGCACTACCGCAACCGCGCCCTCACCGGCGCCTCCGGCGCCCTCCTCGACGCTCTGACCGGCAGCGTCGCCGCCGTCCTGTACTGCGCCGTGGCCGCCGCAGACGAACGGTTCACCGCCGAGCTGCGCCGCGAGCCGGGCGCGGCGGCGGTGCCGTTCCGCGAGGCGGGCGCGGGGGCGCAGGAGCGGGTGGGCGTGCTCGTACGGCGCTGGCAGCGGTGCCTGGAGGAACTGGCCGACGAGGCGCTGCGGGCGGCGGAGCGGCCCGGCGACGCGGACCCGGAGGAGGTCGCGGCGCTGCTGGCGGTGGCCCTGCTCGGCGGCGCGAACGGGCACGGGGCGGCGGACGAACTGGCGGCGCTGCTGGGCGCGAAGGACGGGCTGCGGCTGCGGAGCCGGGGCGGAGGGCTGCTCGGCACGTACTTCGAGCGGGTGCTCGACGGCGAGCGGGACCGCCGGCTGGCGGCGATCGACGCCCTGGAGGCGCAGTCGGGTCAGCAGGCGCAGTTGATCGCGGCCATGTCGGTGCTGCAGCGGGAGAAGTGA
- a CDS encoding acyl-CoA thioesterase gives MVRHVYRCPLRWADMDAYGHVNNVEFLRYLEEARIDFMFRLAPGEGAGGGGTSFAGGSVVARHEIDYRRQLVHRYEPVTIEVWVTEIRAAAATLAYEVKDAPEDGGAVYAQASTVIVPFDFEAGRPRRITEGERAFLEKYLGPPPPAGSGKPGSPGKPGRPGEAAAA, from the coding sequence GTGGTCCGGCACGTCTACCGCTGCCCGCTGCGGTGGGCGGACATGGACGCGTACGGCCACGTCAACAACGTGGAGTTCCTCCGCTATCTGGAGGAGGCCAGGATCGACTTCATGTTCCGGCTGGCGCCCGGCGAGGGCGCCGGCGGGGGCGGTACGTCCTTCGCGGGCGGGTCGGTCGTGGCCCGGCACGAGATCGACTACCGGCGCCAGCTCGTGCACCGGTACGAGCCGGTGACGATCGAGGTGTGGGTGACGGAGATCCGCGCGGCGGCGGCGACGCTGGCGTACGAGGTGAAGGACGCCCCGGAGGACGGCGGCGCGGTGTACGCGCAGGCGTCGACGGTGATCGTCCCGTTCGACTTCGAGGCCGGCCGGCCGCGGCGGATCACGGAGGGGGAGCGGGCGTTCCTGGAGAAGTACCTGGGGCCGCCCCCGCCCGCGGGATCGGGAAAGCCGGGGAGCCCGGGGAAGCCCGGGAGGCCGGGGGAGGCAGCGGCGGCATGA